ATCTCGTCTCCGTCCTCCTCGTGTTCTACCTCCTCTGGCGGTTCGTCCGCGCACACGAGCGCATCGCCGACGCACTCGAACAGCGGGAATGACAGCGACGGCGCTCACGCCCAGTCGTCCAGTCCCGTCTGGACGAGCGAGGACTCGATGCGCTCGAACCCGCGTTCGACCTCGCTTGCCTCGACCTCCCACTCGTCGGTGACGAACGCCCAGGCGGCGTCGAGGTCCGGTTCGAGGTCCGTCTCGAAAGCATAGGCGTCGGTGACGGCAGGATCGAGAAAGAGGTCGCGGATCCGATCGGCGTTCTCGACGTAGACATCCTCGCTCTCGCTGACGCCCCAGAGGTCGCCGTGCTCGCGGACGGCCTCGACAGCAGTCTTGGGGCCGTACCCGTGGACGCCCTCGTTGAAGTCCGTCCCACAGAGGAGAGCAACGTCGACCAGTTGCTCCCAAGAGAGGTCGTGTTCCTCCAAGGTGGTCTGAAAGTCCATCAGTTCGGGAGCGCCCGAACTCGTGAGTTGCCGAAGGGTCCGGGGTGCGCCAAAGAGGAGGGCGTCGTAGTCCTCGGTGCCGACGTAATCGACGTCGCCGTTGCGGGCCATGTGAGCAGCCTGTCCCTCGCCCTCCGCCGGCGCATCGACGACAGGCACGTCGAGCAACTCAAGAAGATCCCGTGTCGTCTCCAGGATGACATCGGTGAGGCGCTGGGTTCTGGACTCTAAGCGTGCGACCCTGACCGCATCACCTTCCTGGCGGGCCGCTTCGAGATCTTCTTCGTACTGTTGGCGCTGCTCGCGCCGGCGCTGTACCTCGTCGTCTTTCAGATCCGTGACGGCACCGTCGAACACCATCACGGGCGTGACTTCGTGCTCGAAGAACTTCGGCAATCCCTGGACGACGCCGACGAGGTTGGCGACTTCTTTGCCCTCGGTCGTCGTGTACACGTCGTCGTTCGTCCACTTGACCGTCGTCGTGAGGTAGCGATACAGCCAGTTGTGGGCGTCGACGGCGACGATCGAGCCAGCCAACTCCTCGAAAGCGATCGATTCGATGGCCGCGATGTCCCGGAGATCGGCGTTTCCCATCGCCGCCGATTAGGTACCACGCTGGTTTGAATCCCCCGTCGCTGGCTCGCCGTCCGCACCCGCGGGGGCGGGAACGATCGCTGGCGGGTCGGCCCCCTCCTGGGACTGTACGAACGCTCGCTGGCGCTCGCTCAACTCGCGGTCACGATAGATGGTGAGTCCGTCGCGATACCGTTGGCCGTCACGATCGGCGGCTGTCGAACAGACGAGTTCGGCAAGGCCCGTTCGCTCGCCGGTAAACGCGAGACCTGCCTTGTAGAAGGCTTCGTAGGCGATCGGATTGTTGACGCCGGCACGTACTTCGTCGTAGCCGCGTTCGCTGGCACGAGCGACGACGTATCGGAGCAGCCTCGAACCGAGACCTTCGCCGCGGAGATCGTCCCGGACCGTCACGTACCGGACCCGGAGACAGTCTTCGTCGGTCCGATCGGCGTCGAACGCCACGGCGGCGACGATCACGCCATCGTCACGAACGACGGCTTTGCCCGTACTCGAAATGACGAACTTCCCCGCGTAGGCGAACCGTTCGTGGTCGAGATCGAGTGTCACATTGGCCGGGGGCCAGGCCAGGATTTCGGAGTCCACACCGGCGTGACGAACCGGCCGGTAAAGTGGCTGTCCCCGGATCGAAACGGGAACGCCCAAGTTGTGGGCCACAGTCGCTTGGGACATGGTGTCTGTCGCCGCCACACTCCGGAACCGCATCGATGTCTCCGCCGCGACAGCTATCCTCGCAGCAGGTGACCTGGTTGCGATCGCTGCGTTCGTCGTGATCGGAACAGTCGGCGCCCACCAGGGCTCGCTATCGAACGTTGCTGGCATGCTGGAAACGCTCGTCCCGTTTCTCGTCGGGTGGGTGCTGGCCGCGTTCCTGGGGAGTCTCTACACCGAAGACGCCCGGCGGTCGGTCCTCCGGGCAGTGTCCTGGACCATCCCTGCCTGGATTACGGCCGCACTTATCGCACAGGTACTCCGCTGGTCGCCGTTGACGCCGGATTCGTTCTCGGCGATTTTTCTGGCGGTCTCGATCGCAACGGGCCTGGTGCTGCTTGGACCCTGGCGTGGGATCGTTGCCTACTGGCTCAGCGACGGAACGTGGCACTAACTCGGACGCTCGCCCGAAATTTCGAAAACGGCACTACTCGTCAGCGATAGTCTTCGAGTGTGACTGCCACGGACGACTGTACCCAGGCCTTGTGATTCTCCCGGTCGTAAATGACGAACTCGTCGGAATCGAGACGGAGCGGTGCGTAGCGGTCGCCGGATTGGTGGCGCTGCATGTCGGCCGTATCGTCCGTAGGCTTTGCACTCATTGGTTTTCATGGTGGCGTTTAGCCACACGATGCCTCCTAATTATGTCTGGGCACGACAGACAAATAAAGGCCACTCCCACATTATCAAGGAGTATAATTTGATCGCCGACCAAAAGAGCGTGAAAAGAAAGCAGACAAATACACGAGATTCATATTCGCCGGATAGAGAGATACGTTCGGCACGCTGGTAAATTCAGTACGTAATACCAAGACAGAACGGGGAAAGTAGGCGAGACGCCTAACTGTGTGCCACGCCTCGAAAGCGTATGGCCGAGAGTGAAGCGCTGTTTCTCGAAAGTGAAGACGTATCGACTCTGGCGACACCGTCGGAATACATCGCGGCGGTTCGAGACGGCTACCGACAGCGCGGGGAGGGTGCGCCCGCCGAGCCACGGACGACGCTGCGGGCAGAGGACCCGCCGGGGATGCTAACTGGGTATCTGGCAGTTCTGCCCGATTCGGGCGTGATGGGTGGGTACACCTATGCGGCGGGGTTCGGTGAGCGTGACGCCCACTTCGTGCTCCCGGTATTCGACGCCGACTCCGGCGAACCCCTGGCTGTCTTCGACGGTGCCAGCCTGAATCCGCACAAGACAGGGGCAGTCGGAGCCGTCGGGATCGACGCCCTCGCCCGAGAGAATGCGACCCAGGTTGGTCTGTTCGGCAGTGGATCACAGGCCAGCGACCAGTTACGGGCCGCCGCCGCAGTCCGTGATCTAGAGCAGGTACACGTCTACTCTCCGACGCCGGCCCACCGCGAGGCCTTCGCCGAGGAGATGGGCAACGAACTCGATCCAGCGGTAAGAGCCGTCACGGAACCAAAGCAGGCAGTGGTCGACGCTGACATCGTCATTACGGCAACGCAGGCGAGCGAGCCGGTCTTCGACGGCGAGTGGCTAGAGCCCGGAACCCACGTCACGGCGATGGGCCAGTACCATCCCGAGAAACGCGAAATCGACGCACACACGGTCGCCAAAGCGACGTACGTTCCGGACCTGCGTGCCCGCCTCGAACAGGACGCCGGGGCATACCTGCAAGCCAAATCCGAAGGGGCGATCGACGAAGGCCACGTCCAGGCCGAGCTGGGGGATATCGTGGCCGGGAACGCGCCGGGCCGCACCAGCGATCGAGAGATCACTGTTTTCGACAGCGGCGGGACGGCGATCGAGACAGTCGCCGCCGCCGGACTACTCTACGAACGAGCCAGAAAAGCAGGGGTCGGCGAGTCGATCTCGTTCGCGCCGGCCAGCGACGCAATGTGATCAGAGATACGGTGCGAGGCCGAGTGCCTCGAGGAGGGTAAGGCCGCTTGCGAGCGCACCGAGAAGGTATCCTCCAATCACGCCCCCGTTCAACAGCGGCAATCCTGCGTGGGCACGGCCTTTCAGCACCATCCACAGCAGGACAGCCAGCCCGAGGAAGGTGCCGACCATCGCCGTAGCGGCCGGCAGTACGGTCGTGAATCCACCGATGCCGACCGTCGGGACCGACGCGGGCGCAAAGAAGGCCGCCGAAGCGACCAGTACCGTCGGGACTACGGCATCGCCCAGCCCGATGAACAACGCGTCGCGGTCGTCGAAAGAGGCATCCTCGGCGTCAGTGTCGCCGTCTTCACTGTTCTGCTGGGCGGTCTCGGTTTCTGCCGACTCGGTACCGTCCATCGGCCCGTCGTCATCGATGAACGAGTAGCCAAGCGTCGTCGGCGCGACCAGCACGACGGGGACGTTGAGGTCCATCACGCCCTCTGCGAGCGTCAGCATGTGCTCGGTGCCGTAGACGCTGATGGCGTCGTAGACCGCGAGCACGGTCAGCAAGACCAGCGCTGGCAAGACACCGAACGTGATGCCGAACAGACCGGCCGCGCCGGCACCCATTACCGCGCCGGCGATGTCGATAACCCACCACTCGGGATAGACGAGCAAGCCGCCGCCGATCGCGATTGCGCCCGCCCCCGCCAGAACGTGCACGCCACCGGCCACCGGGAGTGTCACGACTGGCGGGACCAGAATGGAGAAGACGAGCCAGGAGATGTACACCCCAGTGAGGACGATCAGCCCACGAATCGCCCACTCGCCGTTGTACCGAAACGCAGCGAGCATCACGCCAGTCATGACGAGAATCGCCAGGATGTACAACAGACTGTTCGTCGGATCCTGCGGGTCTTCGACGGGCTGGAGGCCAGCCCCTTTCAGCGGTTCGACCAGCGCCAGCGCACCGAGTTGGACAGCCAGAAAGATCCCGACGATGATAGAGACCGCCAGCCACAGCCCTGGATTCCGATCCATGTCACGGGGAAATCGCGGGGGCGGGAAAAGCGATTCCGTTCCGACCGGCAGTTTCGCTCGCCGCTCTCAACGAGCGTACAGCGTCTCACCGACGAGCGTGGGCGGATGGACGCTATCGCCGATCGTGACGGCGAGATACGGCTGTTCGACGGGGCCGAAAACATCCACGACGCGGCCGACTGTCTCCAAAGACTCGTCGATGACTTCCGTGCCAATGTCGGGATATGTCTCCTCTTCACACTGCAAGACAGCCACGCCCTGGGCCAGCCCCCGAACCTCGCCAGCCCGGCGCATCACTCACGGATCGCGGCGACGTAGGCCGCCACGGCCCCCAGGAGGTCGCTTTTGGTCGCGTCGTCAGCATCCTTGACGAGCACTCGTCCGCGAGTCTCGTACTCTCGTGGATAGGTCTTCTCGCGTTCGATCACCGCGTCGTACCCCACCTGCTGGACTGCCTGTGCAATCTCGTCGACTGTCGGCTCTGCGACCGCCAGATCCTCGGCGACGCGCCGGCCCTCGCTGCGCGTAAGTCGCACGTCCAGGGCCGCCGGCCAGATGACGTTCTCGACCATATCGGTTGGTCGTCGGCCCAGGGGTAAACGCCTTACTGGTCGCGCACACCCGATCCTTCGAACTCCGGGACCAGTCCGAACGCGTCGATCGGCTCGACCAACTGAGCCGCCGCGTCGAACGGATCGGCCTCGGCAGGTGAGCGATCCGGGCGCTCGACGCCGGCGTCCGCGAAGACGGTATCGAGAAACGCCGTCCGGAGCGACCGATTCTCGAAACAGCCGTGGAGGTAGGTGCCGAGGACCCGGCCGCTCGCAGCACTCTCGGGTTCGATCGGCCGCGGAACGTCCGCACGCACCGTCGTCTCTCCCATGTGGATCTCGTAGCCCGAAACCGACCCGCTGACTCCCGCGATCGGGTCGACACCCGTCGCCTCGTAGGTTGCGGCAGTCACGCGCTTCTCGGTCGAGAATTCGGTCTCGACGGGCAGTCGACCGAGGCCGGGAACCGTCCCCGTCGCAGTCGTGCTCTCGACGCCGACGTTGTGGAGGGCCTCGCCGAGTAGCTGGTATCCGCCACAGATGCCAACCATCGGCCCCTCGAAATCCTCGACGGCTTCTCCCAGACGGGCGTCCTGCAACGCGAGCAGGTCGTCGACGGTATTCTTTGTTCCCGGGAGGACGAGCGCGTCGGCGTCACCGATTCTGTCTCCGAGGGGCAGAAATGTGACACGGACGCCTGGCTCGCGAGCGAGCGGGGCCAGGTCGGCCACGTTCGAAAGGTGTGGTAATCGTGGGACGCCGATCGTCACCCGTCGCTCCGGTTCGAGCCCGTCACCGTCACCCCAGGTGCCGCGTTCGCCCGCCTCGGGCAGCGAGAGGCTGTCTTCCTCGGGCAACCCGGGATCGTCGTGGGGGAGGACAGCGACGACGGGCACGCCCGTCCGCTCTTCGATCGCCTCGATCCCGGAGGCGAGCAGGGAGCGATCGCCGCGGAACTTGGTGATCGCCAGGCCGGCCACGCGCTCCCGGAGATCGGCAGGGAGCAGTTCCAGCGTCCCGTAGAGGCTAGCGAAGACGCCGCCGCGTTCGATGTCGCCGACGAGCAAAATCTCGGCGTCCCCGAAGCGCGCGGTCTCGACGTTCGACAGGTCCCGATCCTGGAGGTTGATCTCGGCGATCGACCCAGCCCCTTCGGCGACGATCACGTCGTGGCGGGCAGCGAGTCGATCGTGGGCCTCGCGGGCGGCCCGGCGGGCGCGTGCCCAGTGCTCGTCGTAGTACGTCCCTGCCGAGAAGTGCCCGACTGCCTCGCCATCGATGATCAATTGGCTCTGGCCGCCCCCTCTCGGTTTGAGCAGGACGGGGTTGTGATCGGTCGTCGGCACGACGCCGGCCGCCCGCGCCTGGACGTACTGGGAGATGCCGATCTCGCCGTAGGCGTCGGGATCGCCTGCGGCTGGGTCGCTGTCACCTCTCTCCCCGATGGCGTCTGGTTTGAACCCCACGCGAGCGTTGTTGGACATGTTCTGGGCCTTGAACGGTGCGACGGAGATGCCCCGATTGGCCAGCCGTTGGCAGAGTCCGGCGACGATCGTGCTCTTGCCGACGTGACTGGCCGTCCCGGCGACGAGCAGCGTCACCGCCATGGCCAGCCCACCTCAGTCATCAGTACTCGGTCCCCTTCCGTGCCGGCTGGCCTGCCTCCAGCGGGTGGGCCTGCTTTTCGACGTGGCTGAGGAGGTCTGCCGCTCCTTCGAGGTACGCTGGGTACTCGTGGCCACCGGTCAAGACGAGTTCGAGGTCTTCGGGCGTGTCGTCGATCAGATCGAGCACGTCGTCGGGGTCGATCAACCCCCGGTTGGCGGCGTAGAGCACTTCGTCCAAAATCAGCATGTGGACGCCAGCAGTCGGCTCGCCGTCGAGCGCGAAGGCCGTCGTCTGTGCTCCGT
The sequence above is drawn from the Halorhabdus sp. CBA1104 genome and encodes:
- a CDS encoding presenilin family intramembrane aspartyl protease PSH translates to MDRNPGLWLAVSIIVGIFLAVQLGALALVEPLKGAGLQPVEDPQDPTNSLLYILAILVMTGVMLAAFRYNGEWAIRGLIVLTGVYISWLVFSILVPPVVTLPVAGGVHVLAGAGAIAIGGGLLVYPEWWVIDIAGAVMGAGAAGLFGITFGVLPALVLLTVLAVYDAISVYGTEHMLTLAEGVMDLNVPVVLVAPTTLGYSFIDDDGPMDGTESAETETAQQNSEDGDTDAEDASFDDRDALFIGLGDAVVPTVLVASAAFFAPASVPTVGIGGFTTVLPAATAMVGTFLGLAVLLWMVLKGRAHAGLPLLNGGVIGGYLLGALASGLTLLEALGLAPYL
- a CDS encoding GNAT family N-acetyltransferase — encoded protein: MDSEILAWPPANVTLDLDHERFAYAGKFVISSTGKAVVRDDGVIVAAVAFDADRTDEDCLRVRYVTVRDDLRGEGLGSRLLRYVVARASERGYDEVRAGVNNPIAYEAFYKAGLAFTGERTGLAELVCSTAADRDGQRYRDGLTIYRDRELSERQRAFVQSQEGADPPAIVPAPAGADGEPATGDSNQRGT
- the srp19 gene encoding signal recognition particle subunit SRP19 produces the protein MVENVIWPAALDVRLTRSEGRRVAEDLAVAEPTVDEIAQAVQQVGYDAVIEREKTYPREYETRGRVLVKDADDATKSDLLGAVAAYVAAIRE
- a CDS encoding cobyric acid synthase; this encodes MAVTLLVAGTASHVGKSTIVAGLCQRLANRGISVAPFKAQNMSNNARVGFKPDAIGERGDSDPAAGDPDAYGEIGISQYVQARAAGVVPTTDHNPVLLKPRGGGQSQLIIDGEAVGHFSAGTYYDEHWARARRAAREAHDRLAARHDVIVAEGAGSIAEINLQDRDLSNVETARFGDAEILLVGDIERGGVFASLYGTLELLPADLRERVAGLAITKFRGDRSLLASGIEAIEERTGVPVVAVLPHDDPGLPEEDSLSLPEAGERGTWGDGDGLEPERRVTIGVPRLPHLSNVADLAPLAREPGVRVTFLPLGDRIGDADALVLPGTKNTVDDLLALQDARLGEAVEDFEGPMVGICGGYQLLGEALHNVGVESTTATGTVPGLGRLPVETEFSTEKRVTAATYEATGVDPIAGVSGSVSGYEIHMGETTVRADVPRPIEPESAASGRVLGTYLHGCFENRSLRTAFLDTVFADAGVERPDRSPAEADPFDAAAQLVEPIDAFGLVPEFEGSGVRDQ
- a CDS encoding ornithine cyclodeaminase family protein, giving the protein MAESEALFLESEDVSTLATPSEYIAAVRDGYRQRGEGAPAEPRTTLRAEDPPGMLTGYLAVLPDSGVMGGYTYAAGFGERDAHFVLPVFDADSGEPLAVFDGASLNPHKTGAVGAVGIDALARENATQVGLFGSGSQASDQLRAAAAVRDLEQVHVYSPTPAHREAFAEEMGNELDPAVRAVTEPKQAVVDADIVITATQASEPVFDGEWLEPGTHVTAMGQYHPEKREIDAHTVAKATYVPDLRARLEQDAGAYLQAKSEGAIDEGHVQAELGDIVAGNAPGRTSDREITVFDSGGTAIETVAAAGLLYERARKAGVGESISFAPASDAM
- a CDS encoding H/ACA ribonucleoprotein complex subunit GAR1, whose product is MRRAGEVRGLAQGVAVLQCEEETYPDIGTEVIDESLETVGRVVDVFGPVEQPYLAVTIGDSVHPPTLVGETLYAR
- a CDS encoding DUF3054 domain-containing protein; translated protein: MVSVAATLRNRIDVSAATAILAAGDLVAIAAFVVIGTVGAHQGSLSNVAGMLETLVPFLVGWVLAAFLGSLYTEDARRSVLRAVSWTIPAWITAALIAQVLRWSPLTPDSFSAIFLAVSIATGLVLLGPWRGIVAYWLSDGTWH
- the fen gene encoding flap endonuclease-1; amino-acid sequence: MGNADLRDIAAIESIAFEELAGSIVAVDAHNWLYRYLTTTVKWTNDDVYTTTEGKEVANLVGVVQGLPKFFEHEVTPVMVFDGAVTDLKDDEVQRRREQRQQYEEDLEAARQEGDAVRVARLESRTQRLTDVILETTRDLLELLDVPVVDAPAEGEGQAAHMARNGDVDYVGTEDYDALLFGAPRTLRQLTSSGAPELMDFQTTLEEHDLSWEQLVDVALLCGTDFNEGVHGYGPKTAVEAVREHGDLWGVSESEDVYVENADRIRDLFLDPAVTDAYAFETDLEPDLDAAWAFVTDEWEVEASEVERGFERIESSLVQTGLDDWA